The Chitinophaga niabensis genomic interval GCTCATGGATATCAAAGGAGACCTCAGCGGAATTGCCGCAGCAGGCGCCTCCAATCCAAAGATAGAAGAACGGTATGCTAAAATAGGCGGTACTTATAAACCTACTGCCTATCCGGTAGAATTACTGACCCTTAGTAAGGAAAAAGGTGCCCGCCTCCGTGCTACAGTCAGCGAATTCGGCCCCGTGTTGTTATCCAAAATACTGGAACTGAACGATACGCAATCAGGGTTCGTAGCCATGGTTTTCAAATACTGCGACGATAATAAACTGCCTTTACTGGACCTGAAGGATTTCAAAAAAGTATTGCAGTATGTAAGTGATGAGGGCAAAAAGGAACTGGAAAAAGATTACGGTAAGATCTCAACCACCTCTACCGGCACTATCCTGCGCAAGGTGATAGAGCTGGAACAACAGGGTGCAGAAATATTTTTTGGAGAGAAGTCGTTTGAGGTAGATGATCTCATGCACATCAGCGATGATGGACGTGGCAAGATCTCCATCGTACGGGTTACAGACCTGCAGGACAGGCCCAAACTCTTTTCCACTTTTATGCTCAGCCTCCTGGCGGAACTCTATGCCAGCCTCCCTGAAGAAGGTGACCTGGATAAACCCAAGCTGGTGATGTTCATAGATGAGGCGCACCTGATCTTCCAGGAAGCCAGCGATGCATTGTTGCAACAGATTGAAACCATCATCAAACTGATCCGTTCAAAAGGTGTGGGTATTTTCTTCTGTACCCAAAACCCGATGGATGTACCTCCTTCTGTATTAGGCCAGTTAGGTTTGAAAGTGCAGCATGCGCTGCGTGCCTTTACTGCTAATGACCGTAAATCCATCAAACAAACAGCAGAGAACTATCCGCTGTCTGATTTCTATAAAACAGACGAACTCCTTACCCAGATAGGGATCGGGGAAGCTTTGGTAACCTGCCTCAGTGAAAAAGGCACACCTACGCCACTGGCAGCTACGATGCTGGTATCTCCACGTTCCCGCATGGATATTTTGAGCGATGCGGAAATAGATGCATTGGTGAATGCTTCCAAACTGGTTAAAAAATACAACCAGGAAATAGATAGTGAAAGCGCTTACGAGATCCTGAATGCCAAACTGGAAGAAGCAGCTGAAAAGAGTAAACAGGAAGAAGCGGAAGCTCCTGCCAAAAAAGGGAAAGAGAAAGAAGAGAAAGGTTTACTGGAAACTATGATGAGTAGTTCTGCTGCCCGCCAGGTAGGCCGTACCGCGGCGAATGTGATCACCCGCAGCTTGCTGGGTGCATTAGGTTTAGGAGGCCGTAGTAAGAAAAAGGGAACGAGCTGGTTTTAAAAATGAATGAACATGGCACTCCTTTATTTCATTCCTGTAACACTGCTATTAGGTCTGCTGGCGCTATTGTTCTGGAAAAAGCCACGTAAGAACATTAACCTGGCGATCGGATACAGAACCACCAGGGCTATGAGAAGTCAGCACACCTGGGATTTTGCGCAGGTATACAATGCAAAAATGATGTTTAATCTAAGTATCATTTTTATACTGGCAGGTACGCCGGTGCTGCTGCTCCTTGGTTATTTGTTCCATGTGGCCGTGTCTTTTATTACCGCTTTTGTATTCATTATGCTGGAGACCTTTCTTCCTATTTACTTTACTGAAAAGAAACTGAAACAACTGTTCGACAAAAATGGTAATCCGATAAAATAGTTATTATGGCATCTCCGATCAAAACAGGCCTTTGCTCCTATGGCCACAGCGGTTACGCATTCCACGCACCTTTTATACACGTGCACCCGGGATTTGAACTGACTGCAGTAGTAGAACGCAGCAAACATCTCACACAACAACGTTATCCGTATGTAAAGATCTACGGAGCAGTAACCGATCTGTTCAAAGACACTTCCCTGGAACTGATTGTGGTGAATACCCCCAATCATACCCACTACGAATATGCAAAAGCTGCCTTGCTGGCCGGCAAACATGTGATCGTGGAAAAACCTTTCACCGTTACCACCGCAGAAGGTGAAGAACTGTTGCAACTTGCGGCCTCTAAGAAACTTTTGCTGAGTGTTTACCAGAACCGCCGGTACGACAGTGATTATAAGATCGTGAAGAAAGTAGTAGAGGAGGGATTATTAGGCGATATACTGGAAGTGGAATTTCACTACGACCGTTTTAAAGAAGAACTCAGTTATAAGGCACATAAAGAAGTGGCCAATAATGGTACGGGCGCATTGTACGACCTGGGTTCCCATCTGATAGATCAGGCACTGACCATTTTCGGCATGCCAAAGGCTGTATTTGGAGATGTACGTATGATCCGCACAAATTCCGTAGTAGACGATTATTTTGAACTGCTGCTGTATTACGATCAATTGCGCGTACGCCTTAAATCTTCTTACCTGGTAAGGGAAGCCCTGCCAGCCTATCTCCTCCATGGAAGGAAAGGCTCTTTCATCAAATCTAAATCCGATGTACAGGAAGCACTGCTCATGAAAGGCGTGTTACCTGATACGCCGGATTGGGGAGCTGAAACGCCTGCTGA includes:
- a CDS encoding SdpI family protein — its product is MALLYFIPVTLLLGLLALLFWKKPRKNINLAIGYRTTRAMRSQHTWDFAQVYNAKMMFNLSIIFILAGTPVLLLLGYLFHVAVSFITAFVFIMLETFLPIYFTEKKLKQLFDKNGNPIK
- a CDS encoding Gfo/Idh/MocA family oxidoreductase; its protein translation is MASPIKTGLCSYGHSGYAFHAPFIHVHPGFELTAVVERSKHLTQQRYPYVKIYGAVTDLFKDTSLELIVVNTPNHTHYEYAKAALLAGKHVIVEKPFTVTTAEGEELLQLAASKKLLLSVYQNRRYDSDYKIVKKVVEEGLLGDILEVEFHYDRFKEELSYKAHKEVANNGTGALYDLGSHLIDQALTIFGMPKAVFGDVRMIRTNSVVDDYFELLLYYDQLRVRLKSSYLVREALPAYLLHGRKGSFIKSKSDVQEALLMKGVLPDTPDWGAETPAEWGLLHTEKNGVAVKEFLPSVNGNYLDYYQGIYAAIREGKPNPVTGEEGLNVVKVIEAAFKSSKEGKVITL
- a CDS encoding helicase HerA-like domain-containing protein, whose translation is MANQEAFLEYIRNGYTFKGEHFKLGCAMLNGEVVSGADVLLPLKTLNRHGLIAGATGTGKTKTLQVIAEGLSDASVPVMLMDIKGDLSGIAAAGASNPKIEERYAKIGGTYKPTAYPVELLTLSKEKGARLRATVSEFGPVLLSKILELNDTQSGFVAMVFKYCDDNKLPLLDLKDFKKVLQYVSDEGKKELEKDYGKISTTSTGTILRKVIELEQQGAEIFFGEKSFEVDDLMHISDDGRGKISIVRVTDLQDRPKLFSTFMLSLLAELYASLPEEGDLDKPKLVMFIDEAHLIFQEASDALLQQIETIIKLIRSKGVGIFFCTQNPMDVPPSVLGQLGLKVQHALRAFTANDRKSIKQTAENYPLSDFYKTDELLTQIGIGEALVTCLSEKGTPTPLAATMLVSPRSRMDILSDAEIDALVNASKLVKKYNQEIDSESAYEILNAKLEEAAEKSKQEEAEAPAKKGKEKEEKGLLETMMSSSAARQVGRTAANVITRSLLGALGLGGRSKKKGTSWF